The nucleotide window ACTGATCGCCGAGTGTGAACGTGTTGTATCGAAAACATTTCCAGCCTGTGTTGCGTTTCACAAGCCCTCTTTTGTACAACAGCTGAAGAGCGCATCTTTGGATGCTGCTTTGGTCTATGGTCTTTTGACTTGTGCCGCCAGGTACGTTACTCTTGCTTTGTTGTTACCTCATGTCAAATTATCCCTCACGCTCACTCCCCGGTATGTGGATCCACCGACCGGTGACGGTCGCACCGGTTTGAGCTTCGACACGCCGTAGACCGGATTTGAGCCGAGGCTTCCCGAATCACGGCATTCCGAATCACAGTCTGTTTTCTCTTAATCATGATGGCCGCGATGCCTCGAGTCACTGATCTAGACGTCATTTTCGTGCCAAGTCCCCACTGCTAACATGATGCTGTCTCCAGGAGTTCTCCGAGTCTGATCCGCCGATATGGAGGTCCTACTCAAGCTGCAGAGACATTTGCTGCCAAGGCTATGACCCTCATCAACCAAAACTTGGACCATCCTAACCTCGTCGACATCCAGGCTCTGTGCTTGATCATTATCCACGAATGGGGCTCGCGGAATGCCGTTCGTGCCTACATCTACTTGGGGCAAGCGGCACGCATGGTTCAGATGTATCGCATCTTGAACAGCCATCATGCGTCCCCCGATGGTGATATGTTCTTGCGGGATGAATCTCTTCGGCGTACTGTTTGGCTTATCTACATCTTGGATTGCCTTCTGACTAGCACACCGGGACGTTTTGCAGCACTGTCACCCCTCGACACCGCAGATGTGCCTTTGCCTTGCTCCGACATCAACTTTGCATTTGGTAACGCTGTCTTTGTTAAGACCCTGCGACAGCAGCTTGATCCTACTGCCGTTCCACCTGGCCAACCACCATCTGAGATCGGAGAGTTTGGTTACATAGTCTTAGCATCGACAATCTGGCGTGACGTTGTTGGAATGCTTACCACTACTACTCTCGCGAGTTTCCGCGAGGAGGAATGTGGCGATTTAATcgccaagatcgagggtCTCCGAGCTTCTTTGCCCATGCAGTTCGTGGACAAGCCGGGCCAGATCAACCTCCATATGACGATGGGCTCTGGCTACACCTTTGCCATGCTTCACTGCCTTCTACATTGCGCAACGATCTTTGTCCATCGAAGGCGCCTGCTGCAGGAAGTTACCTCAGTCAACTTCAACCTGGAGTCATTCCGCCTCAACGCGCGATGTCACGATATCATTGATCGGCTCTTTACTTCCTGTCACGGCACGATCTCTCTACTCACCGCTGTCGAGGCAGGTTCTGAGAAGGACCACACCCCTTGCTTTCCGATCTTCATGCTGTTTTCAGCTTTTACAGCCAGCGCCACTGTTGCCTACCTTTCTCTCAAGGGCCTCACACCGCCCAACGCTGTCGAGACCGCCGCTCACATTGTCAAGGATGGCTTACGATTTATGAGTGATGGTACTGAGAACTGGCCTCTGATGGGCAGCTGGCTTCGACACCTCACCGTCATGCAAAGGGTGCTTAATAACGATGCTGCAGCTGCTAATGGTGGCTCCTTGCGCCATGGCTCGACATCTCACGCTGTAGGTGTTAAGGACGAAATCTCATCCAACGCCGATACCAACCCGGATGCGATGGACTATGACCAGCAGACGAACCATGCAGGTAGCGTCTCAGGCCAAGGCAACCCTCGATCTGTCTCAGAGTCTGTTCGCGGCGATAGTGAGCCTCCTGTAGTTCTGGCAAGGCGACCTGGCGTTACAACTATCAACGGTTCTGGAGGAGCATCCACGCCCACCACAATTTCGCCACCGCCGTCCAATACAATCCACGGAACAGTACCCGATATCAAACAGCAACCTAGCCCAGAAATGGCAAATGGGATTGTGCCTCCCCAGGATGGACAGACGACGAGCCAGGATATGACTGCACCAGAGCTTTGCCAAGCCTTTGAGCGACAACTCCTTGATCTGGACGATCTTGCGGCTTTCATGGGCGGAGGTGTTTAGGAAGACACGAGGTTATGAATAATTTTCAACGGAGATAATGAGGGTCTTTAGCGATTGGGATCATAGCTTGGGCAAATGCAAGATGATAATGGTGAAGTTGGGGGATTGGTGCATTAACAAGAGACTTGCCAGGGTTTTTGTAGGACTGCGTTGCGAAGGAATACCCAATATACCCTGGAAGGGCGTTGGGGAGAGTCTTTTTTGGTACCTAGAGGTACCCAGTCGATATATCTAAGAAATCAGCGTTTTTCCTTTCCTTCGAGACCAACAGTTGCGACCCCTGCTTGCTGCAAAGTGCATGCGACCAACCCTGATATGGGTAGAACAGATCTGAACGCGAAGTatgttgatcttggtttGAGGCTAGGAAACGCTCAAACGACTGTTGATCTGAGCTTCCTGTTCTAGTGTTGTGTATCTGGCTACGAGGGTTCTAGATGAACTTTGACTTGGGCCAGCCCCGAGTTCTCCCGTCATGGTCTGATAGGGTGAATCTCTATATCCCTGAATGACAAACCCAGATTACACGAGTGTTGTGAAGGATGTAAGCTAGTGGGCCGTAGACACCACCAACCACATCCACTTCACTCACTATCTTCAACCTGCAAAATTATTCGGAGATTAGAAATATGGCCGGGGATAACTGATGGCAATGGAGTTGTTGGTTAATGACAAATAACGTGGCAAGTGTGGTAACCAGATTTAAACGAGGCTCATGAACTCCACTGGGGCCGTTGTATTTCGGGGAGTCGTGAGTGATGTAAAGGAACGTGAATGGCTTCGTGATGATATGATGGATCGATCAGGCTTCTAGAAGGCTTCTGGAAGGAGCGGCAAGAGGTTGGACTTCGGTTACATTCAAGCTTGAAACGATGGGTTGGAAAAGGGCTAGGAGACAAGCTAGAGAGATCAGCGGGCGTAAGTGATGGGCTGGATTTGAGATGTACAGTAAGTAAGAGGGGTTTTCTGGGGAAACAAGCTTGTGGAAACGCATAAGCTGTGGAGGGGATGCTTTCATGGGTTGATACGCGGAGTaagaggcggaggagggttcgaagctcaaggtcagTGCTGAAGGAGGAGACCTTGATGTTTGTGTTTAATTGGTATACGAAGCTGACGTTAATTTCTAGGGATGAATCTATCgaatgatgatggcgtcTCTGAGTCATTCGTCCCGTATTCTTCCTCGAAATGGTAGAATGGCTCTTGATCAAAAGTGCAAGCTGAGTTGAGTGAAGAGAGCTGGTGATATCAAGTCAAGTCGTATGGCACATGGGCTCCACTTCAGATGCCGGATTGCCGATTCCTCCAGGAGGCGCTTACTCGAACTAGAATAGCTCCGAGCATCTCTCTCCACTTTATCGGCCGTCGTGTGCCGGGATTGAAGCGGGGACTGGGAGGGACTTGGAGATAGAGGAAGCCTAGGAAGCCTAGGAAGCCTAGGAAGCCGGAAGCTTCTCCAGGTTTGAGTAAGGTAGTGCGGAGGAGGCACGTCTAGCCTGGAAAGTCGTGAGGGGAAGGGAGCTACGTCAGGGTATCTAGTGGAAGGTAAGTaagggagaagaaggcatTTTGATATCGTTGACCTGCGTTGCTTGGACAAGTCTGAGAGTTGTTCGTGAGAGTGAGTACCTGATCATAGATGGAGATGGCTTACACAAGCTGAGATATCACAACAGAGACAGGAAATCTTTCACGGTGTGATGTGACGTGGATCTTAGCAGGCTTACGGATACAGTAGCAACGATTGCACACAACAGCAGAGATCCCTGTCTCTGCAACCCCCAACACCGAGCCAGATCTGCAGCACTACCTCGTAGATGCCGAATCAAAACATCACGTCTCCGGAACCGGCATTCTCTAATCTACGAATTATGGGGACTCTCCTGCTCTTCTGATCCCTGTTTATGCTAGTATCGTAAGGGCATGATAGGTTCGTGGGATATTCGCTCACGGTTCGGAGATGGTGCATTGAGTtttggaggagttggtcAGGTTGGGGGAGATGGGGAAGAGTATATAAGTGAGCATGATCCGCGCTTGGAGTAGGTTGGTCTTTGGATCAACAGCTTTGACTGTGTGTCTTTACTGACAAggtactcactcactcaccttCTTCATACTTAGACATCCATCGTGGTGACTTCCTTCCATTTACACCAGTTCGTTGTCGATAGCAGTCAACGCCAACTCCCGTCATAGCCCAAGAGGTTCACTTCCACAAACGTCACCCAGACGTCTATCTTCACTTACTCCTACAATCTTTTGTACAATAACAAAATCTCACCATGACTCAAGACGAGTACAACACTCGCGCACCTCACGAGGGCATGTCCCCAGGTCGTTACGCAGCCACAAGATTCTCCTCGCTCAAGCCTCCCATGCACAATGTCCCGAATCCCATCAAACTCGTGCGCATGTTGAACTCCCAACAATGGGCATTCTTCTTTGTCGCCTTCGCAGCTTGGGTAAGTTCTCTTACAATTGTACCATTCTGGCGATAACTGATCAACTCATGACATATAGACATGGGACGCATTCGATTTCTTCTCCGTATCTCTCACCGTTACAAGTCTCAGCAAAACCTTTGACAAATCCAAAACCGACATTACATGGGGCATCACCCTCGTTCTCATGTTCAGATCCGTTGGCTCTATCGCCTTCGGTATCGCGAGTGATCGATACGGTCGAAAGTGGCCATTCGTGGTCAACAACCTTCTCTTCATTGTTCTTGAACTTGTGAGTACAGCCCTATAGATACCCCTGTTACATTGGGCTTGGCAAACCCGATGCCAAGAGATCTACGAGATATGTCCGAACCAACAGTCGCTGACGAAATATGATGTAGGGCACTGGTTTCTGTCAAACCTACCAGCAGTTTCTAGCTTGCAGAGCCCTTTTTGGCGTTGCCATGGGCGGTCTTTATGGTAACGCTGCCGCCACTGCCCTCGAAGATTGTCCAGAGGAGGCCCGTGGTCTCATGAGTGGTATTCTCCAGCAAGGTGTAGGTGACAACATCCCGCTTCACTCAAGTCCATTATCTAATTTTTGCAGTATGCTTTCGGATACCTTCTCTGCGCTGCATTTGCTCGCGGTCTCGTCGATACAACATCTCACGACTGGCGTCCTCTCTTCTGGTTCGGCGCTTGTCCCCcagttctcttcatcatcgctcgTCTGATGCTCCCCGAGACACAAGCCTATCAGGAACGCCAACACGCACGAGAGGTTGCTGGTGCAGACGGGAAAGGAAAGGTCTTCATCAAAGAAGGCAAAGTCGCTCTTAAGCACCATTGGCTTCTGCTGGTATATCTCGTCCTTCTCATGGCGGGCTTCAACTTTATGAGCCACGGTAGCCAGGACTTGTACCCTACCATGTTGGAGAACCAGCTCAACTTTtccaagaacaaggtcaCTGTCACCCAGGTTGTGGCTAACTTGGGAGCTATGCTTGGTGGCACTGTCGTCGGGTTCAGCAGCCAATCTCTTGGTCGTCGAATCAGCATCATCGCTTGTTGCATCGTTGGCGGTGCCCTGCTGTATCCCTATACTTTTGTCCGCGACTCTTCAATTATTGCGGCTGCGTTTTTCCAGCAATTCTGTGTCCAGGGAGCTTGGGGTGTCATTCCTATCCATTTGATGGAATTATCTCCAGGAGCTTTCCGTACTTTCGTCGTCGGTACATCCTATCAGCTCGGTAACCTTGTGTCTTCAGCTTCGTCGACCATCGAGGCCCGTCTCGGCGAGAACTTCCCACTTCCCGACAACGCTGAAGGCCAGACTCGCTACGACTACGGAAAAGTCATCTGTATCTTCATGGCATGTGTGTACGTGTACGTCATTGTTCTGACGTTCATCGGCCCTGAGAACTTGAGGGGCAAGTTCGATGTTGCCCATGACTCTGATGCCAGGGAGGCCATGGGCGACGGGGCTATGGAACAGGCCGCTGACCGCCATGGGCATTACGACGAGGAAACCGGTAGGATCAGCAGTGAGAAGCCTGAGGTTGCTCACCTGCGGGAATAGATGTAGTCGATTGCCTGGCAGAATTGATGACTGGTTGAGGTGTTCTGCAATGACGACTGAGGTGCAGCTTTGCACGCATATAGTTCTTGATATTAGTCCAGAGATAGTCATGAAACTCATGAAATATTCCAAAACTTCGTTGTGCTTGATCTCATATTCCAGATCGTCGGTGATGATTCCTCATGACTATAGACATTCCCCACATCGGGGGAGCGGATGTCGGTAGTGCATTGTACGCCAAGCGTTCATGATCCTTTCCCCAGAGAATCAGTTGATCCAATTCGTTTCGGACTTCTTAGTTAATTCCTCCGCCTTTTCCTCGATCAATCATGGTACGTAAAATGTCTGGGGAACCTGTTATCCGGATACGTAATTCCCCACTCTCCAAACGCGGATCCGACGATAGTTGCATTCTGAATGAACATATTGATTCCAAAATTGACCCTGCTGACCGAGTCtgtaaatatttttatagatacTGTTGGTGTCGAAAGCTTATGCGAATCGTCCGGGGAAATGGAGTTCACTTGCTTACCCGCGAACCTCTGACATAGCTTCAAGGCGAATGGAGATATTTTTCGTTGAATAGCTCCCTCTCCACTTGGCGATGCAGTAATTTCAAACTAGCTCCCGCTCTTGCTTAAACGACTAGGACAGTCTTGGGAACCATTACTCACTGACCCCCATTCATTATGCGGAGGTCTACTCAGGTATATATATCCCACGTCCGAGAAccttgagagcttcttcaCTCCACAGATTGTCTCATAGACACCTTGATAACTTACACTTTTCCAAAGACACTCTAGCTTCGTGCTTAATTTGTTATACAATGGCTCTGACTGGCAGCTGCATGTGTGGTGCCATCGCTTACAAGAGCGACAGTAAGTTTCTTGAACCAATCATATAATACGAATTCATCTAACTAGATAGGCGACGCTGCTATTACGGCTCTATGCCACTGTATTGATTGCCAGAAATGGACTGGCGGTGCCTTTACTTCCAATGCCGTTGTCGCTGAGAGCGACTTCTCCGTCACCAAGGGTATTGCCTCCAATACAGTTTTTTTGACCAAGCAGACACTAATAGATTCCAGGTTCTCCCAAGCAATACGATGTCACCGGTGCCTCGGGCAAGATAAACCACCACTTCTTCTGTTGTGACTGCGGCTCCAGCCTGTACACTCGCCTGGATGTCATGCCTGGCAATATCATCATTAAGGCTGGTGGTCTCGACAACGGCAAGGCCAACCtcgacaacaagatcaatgTCGAGTTTTACTGCCGTGATCGTGTTAGCTACCTGCAGGCTGCTGAGGGAGCCAAGCAGGAGCACCTCTTTGGCTAAGAGTGGGTGTTGTAGGAGATGGACCTGGCCGTATGCGTGAATGCGGAGCTCGGTGTATAGTAGTATAGCGTTGGATAGTGGTGTTTTTCTCCAGGAATTTGTCCCTCGTTTCGTAATCATGAGGTAATTCACATTAACGACACCGCAGCAGCGGATTTGGAAGAATATGACCTCCACTCTCGTTGCATCTGCCAGATAAAGCAGTTCGTCTGCTAAACTTCAGTCGGGTACCACCAGGTGAGATTGCTCAAAAGTTCAACACGCGGTGGGTTGTTCTCTTCTGCGGCATAGTGCTCTTGACATTCTGGTTCAGATCCGCACCAGGCCCTCCAAGGACAACGCCTTGATCCAAGTAGACTGCCGTGCTGTCGGCGAGCCTTGCCAACATACTTTCCCTCTGGTTGTATGAGGCCACCTGGACACATCCATCGCTGCCGCACGAGCCCTGGTTTCTGAGTCCGGCATCTTGGTTCGTTCCAAGTACTATGTTCCGCAGCAAGTCTCCACTTCCAATCGTAAGGCGATCGACAAGAACCGAGCAGTTGGTAGCTCACTACTTCTATATGCCATCCTTGTCTCTGAGGGGTTCCCCAACGTAAAGTTATGGAGTAATCAGTAAAGCAGATAGGACATGAGCCTGATGCGCCATGATAGGACTTGAACCCTCTCGATAATTCCACCAATTCTGGCAAGGTATACATACCGCTGTTTGCATAGCCAGCTTCGTGGCGTTGAGTATTGCTGCTGATATGAAGGCATATAGGAAAGTAAAGGCGATCGACAAGTTCTTGCAACCCTAGGTCTCCGGGATGCCATATTACTAAGGCCCTCTGCACGAATAGTTCGTCCTGAATTATGCGAGCAGAGGATGCCCATTGTTCTGTACCACCCCTGTATTGAATGACATCCCCGTTGTAgttgaggatatcaaggGGGAGTCCGTGGGCAGGGCCGTTGAAATGACGATTCATGATAAGTCGCGCCTCGGGATATTTTATTATCAAACCAGAGTCGATCGGCAGATAAAAGTTGAAGCGATAAAGACAGTTTTTCCGGCAATTCCACTTCCCGCAGTTACAGGGGTCAACTTTCCCACGTCGGTCCCGCTGGTGAAGCCTCACACAGGTATAGCAAAAGTACGAGCTGGCGCAATTCTTTTCCAGCATCTGCAGGAAGTCTTCCAATTCTGGCCCTTCAAG belongs to Fusarium musae strain F31 chromosome 9, whole genome shotgun sequence and includes:
- a CDS encoding hypothetical protein (EggNog:ENOG41); this encodes MALTGSCMCGAIAYKSDSDAAITALCHCIDCQKWTGGAFTSNAVVAESDFSVTKGSPKQYDVTGASGKINHHFFCCDCGSSLYTRLDVMPGNIIIKAGGLDNGKANLDNKINVEFYCRDRVSYLQAAEGAKQEHLFG
- a CDS encoding hypothetical protein (EggNog:ENOG41), giving the protein MTQDEYNTRAPHEGMSPGRYAATRFSSLKPPMHNVPNPIKLVRMLNSQQWAFFFVAFAAWTWDAFDFFSVSLTVTSLSKTFDKSKTDITWGITLVLMFRSVGSIAFGIASDRYGRKWPFVVNNLLFIVLELGTGFCQTYQQFLACRALFGVAMGGLYGNAAATALEDCPEEARGLMSGILQQGYAFGYLLCAAFARGLVDTTSHDWRPLFWFGACPPVLFIIARLMLPETQAYQERQHAREVAGADGKGKVFIKEGKVALKHHWLLLVYLVLLMAGFNFMSHGSQDLYPTMLENQLNFSKNKVTVTQVVANLGAMLGGTVVGFSSQSLGRRISIIACCIVGGALLYPYTFVRDSSIIAAAFFQQFCVQGAWGVIPIHLMELSPGAFRTFVVGTSYQLGNLVSSASSTIEARLGENFPLPDNAEGQTRYDYGKVICIFMACVYVYVIVLTFIGPENLRGKFDVAHDSDAREAMGDGAMEQAADRHGHYDEETGRISSEKPEVAHLRE